A genomic region of Gemmata massiliana contains the following coding sequences:
- a CDS encoding Uma2 family endonuclease, translating to MATDVTTLSTEVPPLRDGDRLTRTEFERRWDAMPEVKKAELVDGVVHMPALSRDHSVPHFGLIGWLWMYQTLTPGTEGADNASVRFDDDNMVQPDALLRVLESHGGRCRVTRDRYLEGGPELVVEIASTTADEDIGAKRDVYRRFGVQEYIVWRVADRALDWFVLRNGYYWPLAPGADGIIRSKVFPGLWLDPVATVAGDAARVLTVAQLGHGSPEHAAFVTELRCAGYPV from the coding sequence ATGGCCACAGACGTTACCACACTATCGACAGAAGTACCGCCGCTCCGCGACGGGGACCGACTCACGCGCACCGAATTCGAGCGCCGCTGGGACGCAATGCCGGAGGTGAAGAAGGCCGAACTCGTCGACGGAGTGGTTCACATGCCCGCCCTCTCGCGCGACCACAGCGTTCCCCACTTCGGCCTGATCGGGTGGCTGTGGATGTACCAGACACTCACGCCGGGTACCGAGGGAGCCGACAACGCGAGCGTCCGGTTCGATGACGACAACATGGTGCAGCCGGACGCGCTGTTACGTGTCCTCGAATCACACGGCGGGCGGTGCCGCGTAACGCGCGATCGCTATTTGGAAGGCGGCCCCGAGCTGGTTGTCGAGATCGCGAGCACCACGGCCGACGAGGACATCGGGGCGAAGCGCGACGTGTACCGGCGGTTCGGGGTGCAAGAGTATATCGTGTGGCGGGTCGCGGACCGGGCACTGGACTGGTTCGTGTTGCGCAACGGGTACTACTGGCCGCTCGCTCCCGGCGCAGACGGCATCATCCGCAGCAAAGTGTTCCCGGGCCTGTGGCTCGATCCGGTCGCAACCGTTGCCGGTGACGCGGCCCGCGTTTTAACCGTTGCTCAATTGGGGCACGGTAGTCCGGAACACGCGGCGTTCGTTACGGAATTGCGCTGTGCGGGATATCCTGTTTGA